A section of the Prevotella melaninogenica genome encodes:
- a CDS encoding master DNA invertase Mpi family serine-type recombinase: protein MIYGYIRVSSDKQTVENQRFEISNFCKHQNLTIDDWIEETISGTKNYSKRELGRLLKKVGKDDIIICSELSRLGRNLFMIMEILNICMTKECRVWTIKDNYRLGDDIQSKVLAFAFGLSAEIERNLISQRTKEALARKKAEGVMLGRPKGSKSSPDKYKLSGKEILISELLKNGTSCRKIAKICKVDRNTLARFIKLRRLVANN from the coding sequence ATGATTTACGGATATATCAGAGTTAGCAGCGATAAACAAACGGTAGAGAATCAACGCTTTGAGATTAGCAATTTTTGTAAACATCAAAATCTTACTATTGACGACTGGATTGAGGAAACTATCAGTGGTACAAAGAACTATAGTAAACGAGAACTTGGCAGGCTACTCAAAAAAGTAGGAAAAGATGATATCATCATTTGCAGTGAATTGTCCCGTCTTGGTCGTAACTTATTTATGATTATGGAGATTCTGAATATCTGCATGACAAAGGAATGTCGGGTGTGGACCATTAAAGACAACTACCGACTTGGAGACGACATCCAAAGCAAAGTCCTCGCCTTCGCTTTCGGACTTTCAGCAGAGATAGAACGTAATCTTATCAGTCAGCGAACCAAGGAAGCATTGGCACGAAAGAAGGCAGAAGGAGTTATGCTTGGTCGTCCTAAAGGCAGCAAAAGTTCTCCCGACAAATACAAACTTTCGGGCAAAGAAATACTCATCTCCGAATTATTGAAGAATGGAACTTCTTGTCGTAAGATAGCGAAAATCTGTAAGGTTGATAGGAACACTCTTGCACGATTTATAAAGCTAAGAAGATTGGTTGCTAACAATTGA
- a CDS encoding TaqI-like C-terminal specificity domain-containing protein encodes MRQQDITCDFSTSDSWVVLSPIEQSIKKKIEAVGTPLKDWDINIYRGVLTGCNEAFIIDTAKRDEIISNCQTEDERKRTAELIRPILRGRDIKRYSHEWANLWLIYIPWHFPYQFDESIQGASTKAEEAFKLQYPAVYSHMLQYKESLLKRNKAETGIRYEWYAMQRWGAKYWEDFSKPKIIFQEIVQNSQFLYDETIHYMCNDTGRIIVGAQLPFILGVLNSKLFFYAVKKFYSGGVLGEHGIRMKHTFFGNFPCLSYNKQIENAAKELSQKFNINIADKTDKLIFSAYSLTKEEISEIQGEFK; translated from the coding sequence GTGCGGCAACAAGATATCACTTGTGACTTCTCAACATCGGATAGTTGGGTCGTGCTTTCACCGATTGAGCAAAGCATTAAAAAGAAGATAGAAGCAGTAGGCACACCATTGAAAGATTGGGATATTAATATCTATCGTGGAGTACTTACAGGTTGTAATGAAGCTTTTATCATCGACACTGCAAAGCGTGATGAAATCATATCAAACTGTCAAACTGAGGACGAACGCAAAAGAACGGCTGAACTTATTCGACCGATTTTGCGTGGCAGGGATATTAAGAGATATAGCCATGAGTGGGCAAATTTATGGTTAATTTACATTCCTTGGCATTTTCCTTATCAATTTGATGAATCCATTCAAGGAGCATCAACGAAAGCTGAAGAAGCGTTTAAATTACAATACCCAGCTGTGTATTCACATATGCTCCAATACAAAGAATCTCTGCTAAAGCGTAATAAGGCAGAGACAGGTATTCGTTATGAATGGTATGCCATGCAAAGATGGGGTGCAAAGTATTGGGAGGATTTTAGTAAGCCAAAGATTATTTTCCAAGAAATAGTTCAGAATAGTCAATTCTTATATGATGAAACGATTCATTATATGTGTAATGATACTGGTAGGATAATTGTAGGAGCTCAGCTCCCTTTCATCTTAGGAGTTCTTAATAGCAAGTTGTTTTTTTATGCTGTTAAGAAGTTCTATAGTGGTGGTGTTCTCGGAGAACATGGTATTAGAATGAAACATACATTCTTTGGCAACTTTCCATGTTTATCATATAATAAACAAATAGAAAATGCTGCCAAAGAACTGTCTCAGAAATTTAATATAAATATTGCAGATAAGACAGACAAACTTATCTTTTCGGCTTATTCTTTAACGAAAGAAGAAATATCAGAAATTCAAGGAGAATTTAAGTAA
- a CDS encoding Eco57I restriction-modification methylase domain-containing protein translates to MKKEILSVETLKGYLSSKYKGWSSFVDNIIFPIFGEDKFESLSETELLENSPEEKPLAEATGICSIKQVGQIDIGVQPLQIFDVTVSDRVMMERNRVNIQRLIRKVMENYSSAFMLFHYENDTRWDWRFTFCHKKGGQKEVTDSKRYTFLLGPGQSCRTAANNFNKLYENRDTLDMSKIEDAFSVEALTKQFYRDLFEWYQWAVSDASNITFPNDTAIEDDDRDDIEKKIIRMITRIMFVWFIKQKELVPDCIFDADFLSTILKDFDPYSKTEGNYYNAILQNLFFGTLNRAIKDENGNTRKFATSSKRDVKTLYRYAELFSISEQEVINLFAEVPFLNGGLFECLDKTRYSDGVEQCYNFDGFSRNDARFADGRFKHRAVVPNNLFFAPETGLISILSRYNFTIEENSPEEQQVALDPELLGKVFENLLGAYNPETRETARNQSGSFYTPREIVNYMVDESLIAYLGNNDFVRSLFSSDFSFDEAEAEEYKRTAERLKRVKILDPACGSGAFPMGLLNRIVEILERISPDENVYDLKLSLIENCLYGSDIQSIAAQITKLRFFISLICDCEKDPSKPNFGIPTLPNLETKFVSANTLIAKKKKDRQLNFFTSEEIESIKKELHQIRHLHFSAKSTSTKHRLREKDLALREKLIELLSDENNFASDDAKQLAEWNPYDQNAVSPFFDPEWMFGVADGFDIVIGNPPYIQLQNNSGELAKLYEDCGYSTFARTGDIYCLFYERGWQLLKEGGYLCYITSNKWMRAGYGDKTRGFFANKTNPMLLIDFAGVKIFESATVDTNILLFSRSNNQHKTTCAITNKQNKDSVNNLSDFVQQQHTVCDFSTSDSWVILSPIEQSIKRKIEAVGTPLKDWDIQINYGIKTGCNEAFIISTEKRKEILDNCQTEDERKRTAELIRPILRGRDIKRYGYVENGLFLINTHNGIRGKLPRIDINDYPAVKVHLDRYWDKISARADKGDTPYNLRNCAYLEDFSKPKIMYPNMTKYIPFYYDEKGFYQNDKSFMITGNFVAYLTAFLNSSLFKFCFLNNFPELQGGTRELRKIFFDKIPVLQVTKEINDSFISKINDIQEKYTTQKAMEIDAMLFELYRLTEEERKTIGFVEIT, encoded by the coding sequence ATGAAAAAAGAAATATTAAGCGTAGAGACATTAAAGGGGTATTTAAGCAGTAAATATAAAGGCTGGAGTTCATTCGTAGACAATATTATTTTCCCTATTTTTGGAGAAGATAAATTTGAATCTCTTTCTGAGACAGAACTCTTGGAGAATAGTCCTGAAGAGAAACCATTGGCTGAAGCAACAGGAATATGTAGTATCAAGCAAGTGGGGCAGATAGACATTGGGGTGCAGCCACTACAGATATTCGATGTCACGGTTAGTGATCGTGTGATGATGGAGCGAAACCGTGTAAACATTCAGCGACTTATCCGTAAGGTTATGGAGAATTATTCCAGTGCCTTTATGCTCTTTCACTATGAGAACGATACTCGTTGGGATTGGCGTTTTACTTTTTGCCATAAGAAGGGCGGTCAGAAAGAAGTCACAGACAGTAAACGATACACATTCTTGTTGGGTCCTGGACAATCTTGTCGTACTGCGGCAAATAACTTTAATAAACTATATGAGAACAGAGACACATTGGATATGTCGAAAATAGAGGATGCATTCTCTGTCGAGGCTCTTACTAAACAATTCTACAGAGACTTGTTTGAATGGTATCAGTGGGCTGTTAGTGACGCGTCAAATATAACCTTTCCCAATGACACGGCTATAGAAGATGATGACCGAGACGACATTGAGAAGAAGATAATCCGCATGATAACGCGTATTATGTTTGTTTGGTTTATCAAACAAAAAGAGTTGGTACCCGATTGTATCTTTGATGCTGATTTCCTCTCAACCATTCTTAAAGACTTTGACCCGTATAGTAAAACGGAGGGGAATTATTACAATGCTATCCTGCAAAATCTTTTCTTTGGTACGTTGAACCGTGCTATCAAGGATGAGAACGGGAATACTCGTAAGTTCGCCACCTCAAGCAAGCGTGATGTCAAGACGCTATATCGCTATGCGGAATTATTTTCTATCAGTGAGCAGGAAGTTATCAATCTTTTTGCAGAAGTTCCATTCTTGAATGGTGGGCTGTTTGAGTGCCTGGATAAGACACGTTATAGTGATGGAGTGGAGCAGTGCTATAACTTCGATGGTTTCAGTAGAAACGATGCGCGATTTGCTGATGGGCGTTTCAAGCATCGCGCTGTTGTTCCTAACAACCTGTTCTTTGCGCCTGAAACAGGTTTGATATCCATCCTAAGCCGTTATAACTTCACCATTGAAGAGAACTCTCCTGAAGAGCAGCAGGTTGCTCTTGATCCTGAACTCTTGGGTAAGGTGTTCGAGAATCTTCTTGGAGCTTACAACCCTGAGACGAGAGAAACGGCACGTAATCAGAGTGGGTCATTCTATACCCCTCGTGAAATAGTCAATTATATGGTTGACGAAAGTCTTATTGCTTACTTGGGCAACAATGATTTTGTGCGTTCATTGTTCAGTAGTGATTTCAGCTTTGACGAGGCGGAGGCAGAAGAATATAAGAGAACAGCAGAACGATTAAAGCGTGTAAAGATACTTGACCCAGCCTGTGGATCTGGTGCGTTCCCAATGGGACTGCTCAACAGAATAGTTGAGATACTGGAGCGTATTTCGCCAGATGAAAATGTATATGATTTGAAACTATCGCTTATTGAAAATTGCCTTTATGGTAGCGACATACAAAGCATAGCAGCACAGATTACAAAGTTACGCTTCTTTATTTCGTTGATATGTGATTGCGAGAAGGATCCGTCAAAGCCCAACTTTGGAATACCAACGCTTCCAAACCTCGAAACGAAGTTTGTGTCTGCCAATACGCTTATTGCAAAGAAAAAGAAAGACCGTCAGTTAAACTTCTTTACAAGTGAAGAGATAGAGTCAATAAAGAAAGAATTACATCAGATACGTCATCTACATTTTTCTGCTAAGTCGACTTCTACAAAACACCGCTTAAGAGAGAAGGATTTAGCCTTACGTGAAAAACTAATAGAACTTTTATCTGATGAGAATAACTTTGCATCTGATGATGCCAAACAACTTGCAGAATGGAATCCATACGACCAAAATGCAGTTAGTCCGTTCTTTGATCCTGAATGGATGTTCGGAGTGGCTGATGGTTTTGATATCGTCATTGGCAATCCGCCGTATATTCAACTTCAGAATAATAGTGGTGAATTAGCTAAGTTGTACGAGGACTGCGGATATTCTACTTTTGCTCGTACTGGCGACATCTATTGCTTGTTCTATGAGCGAGGATGGCAACTATTGAAAGAGGGTGGTTATCTGTGCTACATCACATCAAACAAATGGATGCGAGCAGGGTATGGTGACAAGACAAGAGGTTTCTTTGCCAATAAAACAAACCCAATGTTATTGATCGATTTTGCTGGAGTGAAGATTTTTGAGAGTGCTACTGTTGACACAAATATCTTACTTTTCTCAAGGTCTAATAACCAGCATAAAACAACCTGCGCCATTACCAATAAACAGAACAAAGATAGCGTAAATAATTTGAGCGATTTTGTACAGCAGCAGCATACAGTGTGCGATTTTTCCACATCAGATAGTTGGGTAATCCTGTCACCTATCGAGCAAAGTATCAAACGCAAGATAGAGGCAGTGGGAACACCATTAAAAGATTGGGATATCCAAATCAACTATGGCATAAAGACTGGCTGTAACGAGGCTTTTATAATATCAACAGAGAAAAGGAAAGAAATCCTTGATAATTGTCAAACTGAGGACGAACGCAAAAGAACGGCTGAACTTATTCGACCGATTTTGCGTGGCAGGGATATTAAGAGGTACGGGTATGTAGAGAATGGATTGTTCTTAATCAACACCCATAATGGAATCAGAGGTAAGTTGCCACGTATTGATATTAATGATTATCCTGCAGTAAAGGTACATTTAGACCGATATTGGGATAAAATATCTGCTCGTGCAGATAAAGGAGATACTCCATATAATCTCCGTAACTGCGCTTATTTGGAGGATTTTAGTAAGCCAAAGATTATGTATCCTAATATGACAAAGTACATCCCATTTTATTATGATGAAAAAGGATTTTATCAGAATGATAAATCATTTATGATAACAGGTAATTTCGTTGCATATTTAACTGCATTCCTTAATTCATCATTATTTAAATTCTGCTTTTTAAATAATTTCCCAGAATTACAAGGTGGAACCAGAGAATTGAGAAAGATATTCTTTGACAAAATACCTGTATTACAGGTAACAAAGGAGATAAATGATTCTTTCATTTCCAAAATAAATGATATTCAAGAAAAATATACAACCCAAAAGGCTATGGAGATAGACGCCATGCTTTTTGAGTTGTACAGACTTACAGAAGAAGAAAGAAAAACCATTGGTTTTGTTGAGATTACTTAA
- a CDS encoding helicase-related protein encodes MHNNLIDNSSDALSMQSYIKRCILAEGIDKIQIATGYWDIPGMALVLNELTSFLERDGTSLELLIGNDPYVYTSLLANPKYKDASYPYDFIRTDIHDLQIKDEYKSVINLLLQYCGNGKMQIRIYKKNANDEVEFLHSKCYIFSCPTFSYGIIGSSNFTQKGLLGNAELNYLETDPTRIAARPIHGSNSKGHICWFEEKWECSEDWTQEFLEQVIKKSPIYIDIQKNAVQEFTPYEQYIKLLQIQFGDVVDASLGQQIEAYLPSKIHKLKYQIEAVKRCLGIMREHGGFMLADVVGLGKTIIGTLIIKRFLSVPDDDGREHKVLVITPPAIQSGWKKAITMFDKDSNDKIAPYIDFITTGRIGNVTEDESWEDDDSADTGEFEGTLQDKNYGLIIIDESHKFRNSNTLMYQSLDQLIQKIGSNTGTYPYIGLLSATPQNNRPNDLKNQIYLFERNHNDSTLKKSEGGNIEKFFADINREYDLLISKPKVDKETGLLIHDIPTDERRVRLNAVSKKIRDCILIDILERRTRTDVKEYYGDDMKAEGLIFPEIVGPNNLEYVMDDELAQLFSDTMTIIAPTEEEKLQTDEWLKYFRYRAIENFTNPANEKKHTGRGNRGVSDVAKQLATIMQNLLVKRLESSFSAFTQSLLNLRYYTENMIRMWENDTIFVCPQIDVNKELDYEAKTKKRGKKVSFSDCVEDIRGKIEKLTEQGRNEKGQNAEYTRKDFKEEYYTQLKEDFRLISKLYDRWARNSQDPKFDAFKENIKPELFNPQKNTSGKLVIFSEAIDTVESLVRAVRAKGYKVLAITAANRDELEHTIEENFDANYDGEWKDDYDVLITTEVLAEGVNLHRANVILNYDTPWNSTRLMQRIGRVNRIGSKEPFVYVYNFMPSAEGDAQIQLVRKAYTKLQSFHILFGEDSKIFSEEETVVHHELVEAINGEESPLQKYIFELKQYKKAHPERYLQIEQTEGEWEMAQATSGTAYFVVKAPHSARLAIRIRNEEDGRKGTQIISLLELLEEMRVDEKAKRIPLPDNWQQLSAEALKAYTQYFIRIKRSRAGDKRTLAQGFVVKLYENDTISAKSKRLLESARKLVDKGNFDIIKKMLAIEHELEHRNQSLFAIKQQDIDEILEREIGKLVAQVENKQGVASIVLGTIK; translated from the coding sequence ATGCATAATAACCTGATAGATAATTCTTCTGACGCACTCTCTATGCAAAGTTACATCAAGAGGTGTATTTTGGCAGAGGGTATTGATAAAATACAGATTGCAACTGGGTATTGGGACATACCTGGTATGGCGCTTGTTCTCAATGAACTTACAAGTTTTTTGGAACGTGATGGGACCTCGCTTGAACTTCTTATAGGTAATGACCCTTATGTTTATACCTCGTTACTTGCAAACCCAAAGTATAAGGACGCAAGTTATCCTTATGATTTTATACGGACTGACATACATGATCTTCAAATAAAAGATGAGTACAAGAGTGTTATCAATCTGTTACTTCAGTATTGTGGTAATGGTAAGATGCAGATACGCATCTATAAAAAAAATGCCAATGACGAAGTAGAGTTCTTACATTCCAAATGTTATATTTTCTCTTGCCCAACTTTCTCTTACGGTATCATTGGCAGTTCTAACTTTACGCAGAAAGGATTATTGGGAAATGCCGAATTGAATTATCTTGAGACCGATCCCACACGTATTGCAGCTCGACCCATACATGGATCAAATTCAAAAGGACATATTTGTTGGTTTGAAGAGAAGTGGGAATGCTCAGAAGACTGGACACAGGAGTTCTTGGAGCAGGTTATCAAGAAGTCGCCTATCTACATTGATATACAAAAAAATGCTGTTCAAGAGTTTACCCCCTATGAGCAGTATATCAAATTGTTGCAAATTCAGTTTGGGGATGTTGTAGACGCATCACTTGGACAACAGATAGAAGCCTATTTACCATCAAAGATTCACAAACTGAAGTATCAGATAGAAGCCGTCAAGCGATGTCTTGGTATTATGCGCGAACATGGTGGTTTTATGTTGGCTGACGTGGTTGGACTTGGTAAGACAATTATTGGAACGCTTATCATCAAGCGTTTTCTTTCCGTACCAGATGATGATGGTCGAGAACATAAGGTGTTGGTCATTACTCCTCCTGCCATTCAGTCGGGTTGGAAGAAAGCTATTACCATGTTCGACAAAGATTCTAACGATAAGATTGCACCCTACATTGACTTCATCACAACAGGAAGAATCGGAAATGTTACCGAGGATGAAAGTTGGGAAGATGATGACAGTGCTGATACTGGTGAATTTGAGGGAACACTTCAAGATAAGAATTATGGACTCATTATTATTGATGAAAGTCATAAGTTCCGCAACAGCAACACACTGATGTATCAGTCGCTTGACCAACTGATACAGAAGATAGGCTCTAATACGGGCACATACCCCTATATTGGACTTCTGTCTGCCACACCGCAAAATAATCGTCCGAATGATTTGAAGAATCAAATTTATCTTTTTGAGCGTAACCATAATGATAGTACGCTAAAGAAGTCTGAAGGAGGAAATATAGAAAAGTTCTTTGCCGACATAAATAGGGAGTATGACCTCCTTATTAGTAAGCCAAAAGTAGACAAGGAAACAGGGCTACTTATCCATGACATTCCAACTGACGAACGCCGGGTGCGGCTCAATGCTGTCTCAAAGAAAATACGTGATTGCATTCTAATTGATATCCTTGAGCGCAGAACAAGAACTGACGTTAAAGAATATTACGGCGACGATATGAAGGCAGAAGGGCTGATCTTTCCTGAGATTGTTGGACCAAATAATCTTGAATATGTTATGGACGATGAGTTGGCGCAGCTCTTCTCTGATACAATGACGATTATTGCTCCTACGGAGGAAGAAAAGTTGCAGACAGATGAGTGGCTGAAGTATTTCCGTTATCGTGCCATAGAAAACTTTACCAATCCAGCTAACGAAAAGAAACATACGGGTCGTGGCAACCGTGGTGTGAGTGATGTGGCTAAACAGCTTGCCACCATCATGCAGAATCTTCTTGTGAAACGTCTTGAAAGTTCCTTCTCGGCATTTACGCAATCCCTATTGAATTTGCGCTATTACACCGAGAACATGATTAGAATGTGGGAGAATGATACTATTTTTGTATGTCCACAAATTGATGTAAACAAAGAGCTTGATTACGAGGCAAAGACTAAAAAACGAGGAAAGAAAGTATCATTTAGCGATTGTGTAGAAGACATCAGGGGCAAAATAGAGAAACTGACAGAACAAGGGCGCAACGAGAAAGGACAAAATGCAGAATATACACGTAAGGACTTTAAAGAGGAATATTATACCCAACTGAAAGAAGACTTCCGACTCATTTCTAAGCTCTATGATCGATGGGCACGTAACTCACAGGATCCAAAGTTTGATGCTTTCAAAGAAAATATCAAGCCTGAACTGTTCAATCCTCAAAAGAATACGTCAGGAAAGTTAGTTATCTTCTCAGAAGCAATAGATACGGTTGAATCGCTTGTTAGAGCTGTTAGAGCAAAGGGCTACAAAGTGCTCGCCATTACTGCTGCTAACCGTGATGAACTGGAACATACCATTGAGGAAAATTTTGATGCCAATTATGATGGTGAGTGGAAGGATGACTATGATGTGCTTATTACGACAGAAGTCTTAGCTGAAGGTGTAAACCTCCATCGTGCCAATGTCATTCTGAACTATGATACGCCCTGGAACTCCACTCGCCTGATGCAGCGCATTGGACGTGTAAATCGTATTGGCAGTAAAGAACCGTTCGTCTATGTTTATAACTTTATGCCAAGTGCAGAAGGTGATGCTCAAATACAGCTGGTTCGCAAAGCATACACCAAGCTACAGTCATTCCATATACTCTTTGGTGAGGACAGCAAGATTTTCTCGGAAGAGGAAACGGTTGTGCATCATGAACTTGTTGAGGCGATTAATGGTGAGGAGTCACCCTTGCAGAAGTATATCTTTGAATTAAAACAATACAAGAAGGCACATCCTGAACGCTATCTGCAGATAGAGCAAACTGAGGGTGAATGGGAGATGGCACAGGCAACAAGTGGCACCGCTTACTTTGTTGTGAAAGCTCCTCACTCTGCACGGCTGGCCATCAGAATACGCAATGAGGAAGATGGACGAAAGGGTACTCAGATAATCTCTTTACTTGAGCTGCTTGAGGAAATGCGAGTAGATGAGAAAGCTAAGCGTATACCATTGCCCGATAACTGGCAGCAACTTTCGGCTGAAGCCTTAAAGGCATATACACAATATTTTATCCGCATTAAAAGATCAAGGGCTGGAGATAAACGTACGCTGGCACAGGGATTCGTTGTAAAACTCTATGAGAACGACACTATTTCAGCAAAGTCAAAGAGACTTTTGGAGAGTGCACGAAAACTTGTTGACAAAGGAAACTTTGACATTATTAAAAAGATGTTGGCAATAGAGCACGAATTAGAACATCGTAACCAAAGCCTTTTTGCCATCAAGCAACAGGATATTGATGAAATCTTGGAGCGTGAGATTGGTAAACTTGTTGCGCAGGTAGAAAATAAGCAGGGCGTAGCATCTATTGTTTTAGGAACCATCAAGTAA
- a CDS encoding DUF2357 domain-containing protein, which translates to MDALKFADKAGNVEITITTRSIQNSLRRLKSRVGGDAAMHYCDYRSSAEGMLQLVGVPPLPEGKEWAALPPVMFETCQYNITLHFTDIEGEPRIIHINKDVAEAFQWYAADNGGFLMAALDFLNEPGIFRLQYAYKPKGLTERLAWIEFRVVSPKLDTKRDLMHMMSMINAEYENLVFKYLTKTFQSLNLSSSQSNEMIWLSIFKGVIDEYITALEFVTNRPNTRGERITYYDRVDKIKRWSPKMLNQYEEQKAAKTLDHYLFRHDERQKTIDTKENRFVKYTVKQIGKKLVDVLGELQRNYQGQLLGEEFDWLKGKGERLQNILHHRIWRQIGEFKGFRQESSVLQKRTGYSQIYRLWYILQSGLGFYEGSNEIGVRPIWELYELWCFLKMKQLMMDVLEIDLTDPDQAALVEENRKTMLTPFTDSTVEHKITYHNRFNDDIVELCYQHTYNRRSGEVHTATTEQRPDIVLNIQKADGFVLTYLYDAKYRVLDDTNKDIDNLEDDYDISDYPPPDALNQMHRYRDAIYYGSTHFKYTAKEIIGGYILFPGRYRKGNGSESPYYIKSIKEVNIGAFPLLPNGEQPEDEGKMLRDHLVQILRTEERYEQIKDSIPQKGLTYTIVPDESNLVLVGYYKSGQLETIKKNKLYYVRAGMDQGSLRLTAGFEHCHYVLLHNKQSQELYKLSSNGPRIVSGTQLQAKGFDARREFYLAFDLESTEPIIYVYKPDGSTFKVKQSKTPYAKDPYFMTLTELLEEKKPKDMLFGDV; encoded by the coding sequence ATGGATGCGCTGAAATTTGCAGACAAGGCAGGGAATGTGGAGATAACTATCACCACACGCTCCATACAGAACTCGCTCCGACGACTTAAAAGCCGTGTAGGTGGGGATGCTGCCATGCACTACTGCGACTACCGCTCGTCAGCCGAGGGCATGTTGCAGTTGGTTGGTGTGCCGCCTCTGCCTGAGGGCAAGGAGTGGGCGGCACTTCCCCCTGTGATGTTCGAGACTTGCCAGTACAACATCACGCTGCACTTCACTGACATTGAGGGAGAGCCCCGCATCATCCACATCAACAAAGACGTGGCAGAGGCATTCCAGTGGTATGCCGCTGACAATGGGGGGTTCCTCATGGCGGCTCTTGATTTCCTCAACGAGCCAGGCATCTTCCGTCTGCAATATGCTTATAAGCCCAAAGGACTGACCGAACGCTTGGCATGGATAGAGTTTCGTGTGGTATCACCGAAACTCGACACGAAGCGTGACCTCATGCACATGATGAGCATGATTAACGCCGAGTATGAAAACCTTGTGTTCAAGTATCTTACCAAGACGTTTCAGTCGCTGAACCTATCGAGCAGTCAGAGCAATGAAATGATTTGGCTCTCTATCTTTAAGGGTGTGATAGACGAGTACATCACCGCTTTGGAGTTTGTGACCAACCGCCCTAACACCCGAGGCGAGCGTATTACCTATTACGACCGTGTGGATAAGATAAAGCGTTGGTCGCCCAAGATGCTCAACCAATATGAGGAGCAAAAGGCTGCCAAGACGCTTGACCACTACCTATTCCGTCACGACGAGAGGCAGAAGACCATCGACACAAAGGAGAACCGCTTTGTGAAGTACACCGTCAAGCAGATTGGTAAGAAACTTGTGGACGTGCTGGGAGAGTTGCAGCGCAACTATCAAGGTCAGCTTTTGGGAGAGGAATTCGACTGGCTGAAAGGCAAAGGAGAACGCTTGCAGAACATCTTACACCACCGCATCTGGCGACAGATTGGCGAGTTCAAAGGTTTTCGTCAGGAGAGTAGTGTGCTGCAAAAGCGCACTGGTTATTCGCAGATTTACCGCTTGTGGTACATCCTGCAAAGCGGTCTCGGTTTCTACGAGGGTAGCAACGAGATTGGTGTGCGCCCTATTTGGGAACTGTACGAGTTGTGGTGCTTCCTAAAGATGAAGCAACTGATGATGGACGTGTTGGAGATAGACCTTACCGACCCCGACCAAGCGGCACTTGTGGAGGAGAACCGCAAAACGATGCTCACACCGTTTACCGACAGCACCGTGGAGCACAAGATTACCTACCACAACCGCTTCAACGATGACATTGTGGAACTGTGCTATCAGCACACCTACAACCGCCGTTCGGGCGAGGTGCATACCGCTACCACGGAGCAGCGGCCCGACATTGTGCTCAACATTCAAAAGGCAGACGGCTTTGTACTAACCTACCTCTACGATGCCAAGTACCGTGTGCTTGACGATACGAACAAGGATATTGATAACCTTGAAGATGACTATGATATCTCGGACTATCCGCCACCCGATGCGCTTAACCAGATGCACCGCTACCGCGATGCTATCTACTATGGCAGCACCCATTTCAAGTACACTGCGAAAGAGATTATCGGTGGCTACATCCTTTTCCCAGGACGCTATCGCAAAGGAAACGGTTCAGAATCACCTTACTACATTAAATCTATAAAGGAGGTGAACATCGGCGCTTTTCCCCTGTTGCCTAACGGCGAACAGCCAGAGGACGAGGGCAAGATGCTGCGCGACCACCTCGTACAGATACTACGCACCGAAGAACGCTATGAGCAAATCAAGGACAGCATACCGCAAAAGGGATTGACCTACACCATTGTTCCCGATGAGAGCAACCTTGTGCTTGTGGGCTACTACAAGAGTGGACAACTTGAAACCATCAAGAAGAACAAACTCTACTATGTCCGTGCTGGCATGGATCAAGGCTCGCTCCGCCTGACAGCAGGTTTTGAGCATTGCCACTATGTGTTGCTCCATAACAAGCAGAGTCAGGAACTTTACAAGTTGTCTTCCAACGGTCCACGCATCGTGTCGGGTACGCAACTGCAAGCCAAAGGCTTTGACGCACGGCGTGAGTTCTACCTTGCCTTCGACTTGGAGAGCACCGAGCCTATAATATATGTTTATAAACCAGACGGCAGCACGTTCAAAGTGAAACAAAGTAAGACACCATATGCTAAAGACCCATACTTCATGACACTTACAGAGTTGTTGGAAGAGAAGAAGCCAAAGGATATGCTATTTGGTGATGTATAA